One part of the Bacillus sp. FJAT-45350 genome encodes these proteins:
- a CDS encoding DUF2619 domain-containing protein yields the protein MKAWLVGIETAVLGMVILRLTSGLIELSAAAIMLRLNSIEKAIAVNAVLAIVGPLVLISTMAIGLLGVAGKISVSKLLLIGLGVLLILIGIRK from the coding sequence GTGAAAGCGTGGTTAGTAGGAATAGAAACAGCAGTGCTTGGTATGGTTATATTACGGCTAACCTCAGGACTTATTGAGTTAAGTGCAGCTGCAATTATGTTGCGTTTGAATAGCATTGAAAAGGCAATTGCTGTAAATGCGGTGCTCGCAATTGTTGGTCCTCTCGTTTTAATAAGTACGATGGCCATTGGTTTATTAGGGGTTGCTGGAAAGATTTCTGTTAGTAAACTTCTACTAATTGGACTAGGTGTTTTGCTCATTTTAATCGGTATCCGTAAATAA
- a CDS encoding SA1362 family protein: MSRQFFHPLVMVIIGLAVLGFVYRLVTNPLGLFTQIILYAAIAFGIFLLYKHFISKRMGMQSTSHRPNTNKTKPSNVVPHKRKTNDKKASVRPLKRRPDHNLTVIEGKKSKKKNRALF; the protein is encoded by the coding sequence ATGTCTCGACAATTCTTTCATCCGCTTGTCATGGTTATTATTGGCCTTGCAGTACTTGGATTTGTTTACAGATTGGTCACAAATCCCCTTGGTCTATTCACCCAAATTATACTGTATGCCGCTATCGCCTTTGGTATTTTTCTCCTCTATAAACACTTTATATCTAAGAGGATGGGGATGCAAAGTACTTCTCACCGTCCAAACACAAACAAAACTAAACCTAGTAACGTTGTTCCACATAAACGTAAAACAAATGACAAAAAAGCTTCTGTACGCCCATTAAAACGAAGACCAGATCATAACCTAACGGTAATTGAAGGTAAAAAAAGCAAGAAAAAGAATCGAGCGCTCTTTTAA
- the spoIIIAG gene encoding stage III sporulation protein AG, translated as MDSGEKNDRHWLKKLVSDKVDGKKKKLSLPYVVLILCLGVALMILGNFFKDDIAEQESQPVFRGEATSTEEDQPAFGQNNQSEPSTMNDYEIRYENQLKETLEQIIGVSDVSVMINLAETEKKVYERNSNVKKQQTEETDREGGQRKVDDLSRDEQLVIVRNGDKEEPILIKKEKPNIRGVLVVAKGVDNIQVKSMVVEAVSRALDVPAHRVSVMPKKTKEE; from the coding sequence ATGGACTCAGGTGAAAAAAATGACCGTCATTGGTTGAAGAAGCTAGTATCCGATAAGGTAGATGGAAAAAAGAAAAAGCTCTCATTACCATATGTAGTGCTAATCTTGTGTTTAGGTGTTGCCCTAATGATTTTAGGAAACTTCTTTAAGGACGACATCGCAGAACAAGAGAGTCAACCTGTTTTCCGCGGTGAGGCAACTTCTACTGAAGAGGACCAGCCAGCCTTTGGTCAAAATAATCAATCAGAGCCTAGTACGATGAATGATTATGAGATTCGCTATGAAAATCAACTAAAAGAAACACTTGAACAAATCATTGGCGTTTCTGATGTCTCCGTTATGATAAATTTAGCGGAAACTGAAAAAAAAGTGTATGAAAGAAATTCAAATGTGAAAAAGCAACAAACAGAGGAAACAGACCGAGAAGGAGGTCAACGAAAAGTTGATGACCTTTCAAGGGATGAGCAATTAGTCATCGTACGAAATGGTGACAAAGAAGAGCCAATTTTAATAAAAAAAGAAAAACCAAATATTCGAGGTGTGCTAGTAGTAGCTAAGGGTGTTGATAACATCCAAGTAAAGTCTATGGTCGTTGAAGCAGTAAGTCGTGCACTCGATGTACCTGCTCATCGTGTATCAGTAATGCCTAAAAAAACTAAGGAGGAATAA
- a CDS encoding M24 family metallopeptidase, which yields MTRIEKLRGQFNERNIDGMLITSPYNRRYMTNFTGTAGVVLISEKEAKFITDFRYVDQANEQAVDYEIVQHTTPIFEEVAKQVESMGIKSLGFEQDHMTYQSYDIYKKNVNTSLVPISGLVEQLRMIKNQAEIEIIQAAADIADAAFSHIINYIKPGMKEIDVSTELEFFMRKQGAISSSFDIIVASGLRSALPHGVASDKVIKKGELVTFDFGAYYKGYCSDITRTVAIGEPSDELRKIYNTVLEAQLRGMDGIKPGMSGKEADALTRDYITDEGYGEYFGHSTGHGLGMEVHEGPSLSTKSDTVLKPGMVVTVEPGIYISGVGGTRIEDDVLITEDGNRSFTSSTKELLIVGE from the coding sequence TTGACACGCATAGAAAAGCTTAGAGGACAATTTAACGAACGGAATATTGATGGAATGCTTATTACAAGCCCATACAACCGTAGATATATGACGAACTTTACAGGAACTGCAGGAGTTGTGTTAATTTCGGAGAAAGAGGCAAAATTCATCACAGATTTTCGGTATGTTGACCAAGCAAATGAGCAAGCAGTAGATTATGAAATTGTACAACATACAACTCCTATTTTTGAAGAAGTAGCGAAGCAAGTAGAAAGCATGGGCATTAAATCATTAGGTTTTGAACAGGACCATATGACTTATCAATCGTATGATATTTATAAGAAGAATGTGAACACATCACTAGTTCCGATATCAGGGTTAGTTGAGCAATTAAGAATGATTAAAAATCAAGCTGAAATTGAAATCATTCAGGCTGCGGCTGATATTGCGGATGCAGCTTTTTCTCATATTATAAATTACATAAAGCCAGGGATGAAAGAGATTGATGTATCAACTGAACTAGAGTTCTTTATGAGAAAACAAGGAGCCATTTCATCTTCTTTTGATATCATTGTTGCATCTGGACTTCGTTCAGCACTTCCACATGGGGTAGCTAGTGATAAGGTCATTAAAAAAGGTGAATTAGTAACATTTGATTTCGGAGCATATTATAAAGGTTATTGTTCAGACATTACTCGTACTGTTGCGATCGGTGAACCAAGTGATGAGTTACGAAAAATTTACAATACAGTACTAGAAGCACAGCTTCGTGGTATGGATGGTATAAAACCTGGTATGTCTGGTAAAGAGGCAGATGCATTAACGAGAGACTACATAACAGATGAGGGCTATGGCGAATATTTTGGACATTCAACAGGTCATGGTCTTGGCATGGAAGTTCATGAAGGACCTTCATTATCAACAAAATCAGATACGGTGTTAAAGCCAGGTATGGTTGTTACTGTTGAACCAGGAATTTATATTTCAGGTGTAGGTGGAACAAGAATTGAGGATGATGTATTAATCACAGAAGATGGTAATCGTTCCTTCACTTCTTCAACAAAAGAGCTTCTTATAGTAGGAGAGTAA
- the accB gene encoding acetyl-CoA carboxylase biotin carboxyl carrier protein, whose amino-acid sequence MKIQDVREIIRLIDNSSIDEFKFEQEGTKLSIKKNRTTPGLTTTAPPISVIQNEVPVKPEQKFEEVKEAPMSKQETPAVNQDNLHKITSPMVGTFYAAPSPDSDLYVKASDKVKEDTVVCIVEAMKLMNEIEAEINGTIVEVLVENGQLVEYGQPLFLVQPE is encoded by the coding sequence ATGAAGATTCAAGATGTACGTGAAATAATTAGACTAATTGATAATTCTAGTATTGATGAATTTAAATTTGAGCAAGAAGGTACTAAGCTTTCGATAAAAAAGAATAGAACTACACCAGGGTTAACTACAACTGCCCCTCCGATAAGTGTGATTCAAAACGAAGTACCTGTTAAGCCTGAGCAAAAGTTTGAGGAAGTGAAAGAAGCTCCAATGTCGAAACAAGAAACCCCAGCTGTAAATCAAGATAACTTACATAAAATCACATCACCAATGGTAGGTACTTTCTATGCTGCACCGTCTCCTGACTCGGACCTATATGTAAAGGCAAGCGATAAGGTGAAGGAAGATACAGTTGTTTGTATCGTGGAAGCAATGAAATTAATGAATGAAATTGAAGCTGAAATTAACGGAACAATCGTTGAAGTATTAGTAGAAAATGGTCAACTAGTAGAATACGGCCAACCACTATTTTTAGTTCAACCTGAATAG
- the spoIIIAD gene encoding stage III sporulation protein AD, whose protein sequence is MEIIQIVGLGLITTFLALVVKEQKPIFAFMLTVFVGVLIFLFLIEEIAKVIGMLESIATNANINMVYLQTILKIIGIAYIAEFGAQIAKDAGQAAIASKIELAGKVLIMVMAIPILTAIIEMVVSLLPG, encoded by the coding sequence ATTGAGATTATTCAAATTGTCGGCTTGGGCTTAATTACCACCTTCCTAGCCCTGGTTGTAAAAGAGCAAAAACCTATATTTGCTTTTATGTTAACCGTTTTTGTTGGTGTTTTAATTTTTCTTTTTTTAATAGAAGAAATAGCTAAAGTAATAGGGATGCTCGAGAGTATTGCTACAAATGCAAATATTAATATGGTGTATTTACAAACGATATTAAAAATCATTGGAATTGCGTATATCGCTGAGTTTGGTGCTCAAATAGCAAAAGATGCTGGACAAGCGGCTATTGCTTCAAAGATAGAGCTTGCAGGGAAAGTCTTAATTATGGTCATGGCAATTCCAATCCTAACAGCAATTATTGAAATGGTTGTTTCCTTGTTACCGGGTTAG
- a CDS encoding YqhR family membrane protein, which produces MENQEQLQQNKREETMSYNGKVAVIGLFGGLIWSMIGYLAFFLNFMRVGPALVLMPWALGNWKDGYMGQLVGIFIISLLSILVAFLYKLILEKVYSIWAGLGYGVVLWLIVFYLLNPIFPGLKSVANLDLNTILTSICLYILYGVFIGYSISYEYKEMHTRA; this is translated from the coding sequence GTGGAAAATCAAGAGCAATTACAACAAAATAAGAGGGAAGAAACGATGTCGTACAATGGTAAAGTGGCGGTCATTGGCTTATTTGGTGGACTGATTTGGAGTATGATCGGTTATTTAGCCTTTTTTCTTAATTTTATGAGAGTAGGTCCTGCATTAGTACTAATGCCTTGGGCGTTAGGAAATTGGAAGGATGGCTATATGGGCCAGTTAGTAGGTATATTCATTATTTCACTACTTTCAATTTTGGTTGCCTTTTTATATAAGTTAATTTTAGAAAAGGTCTATTCTATTTGGGCAGGTCTCGGATATGGTGTCGTACTATGGTTAATTGTATTTTACTTGCTTAATCCAATCTTCCCTGGGTTAAAATCAGTCGCAAATTTAGATTTAAATACTATCCTTACATCTATATGTCTTTACATCCTGTATGGTGTCTTTATTGGCTATTCAATTTCGTATGAATACAAAGAAATGCATACAAGAGCGTAA
- the spoIIIAB gene encoding stage III sporulation protein SpoIIIAB, whose translation MKLLGALIIIIGTTWVGFEFAKRLSDRPRQLRQLKVALQSLEAEIMYGMTPLAEASTNLAKQMPKPVAYFFERFSFHLHNKEDSVAKAWQESLDETWPLTALCPAELEVMKQFGATLGQHDRTHQQKQIKLTLSHLEREEGEARDRQNRYEKMLKSLGFLSGLLIVILML comes from the coding sequence TTGAAGCTTCTTGGCGCTCTTATTATCATCATCGGGACGACATGGGTAGGATTTGAATTTGCAAAACGTTTAAGTGACAGGCCAAGGCAATTACGACAACTGAAAGTGGCTTTACAGTCATTAGAAGCAGAAATCATGTATGGGATGACACCGTTAGCTGAGGCCAGTACAAATTTGGCGAAACAAATGCCAAAGCCAGTAGCTTATTTTTTTGAAAGGTTCTCTTTTCATTTACACAATAAAGAAGATAGTGTCGCAAAGGCATGGCAAGAGAGTTTGGATGAGACGTGGCCACTTACAGCACTATGTCCTGCTGAATTAGAAGTGATGAAGCAGTTTGGTGCAACCCTCGGACAGCATGATAGGACGCACCAGCAAAAGCAAATCAAACTGACGCTTTCTCACCTTGAAAGGGAGGAAGGGGAAGCAAGGGATCGACAGAATCGATATGAAAAAATGTTGAAATCACTGGGGTTTCTGTCAGGGTTACTAATCGTTATTCTAATGCTGTAA
- the spoIIIAE gene encoding stage III sporulation protein AE, whose protein sequence is MLRAAVFLLFFIWFLPTVTLAEGPEQEIDQGFVENQLEQLGIDEIRDYWDMIANEYGGFLPESQKGSLMEFVRGDKQFSIKEWFGGLVKFLLHELLVNGKLLGMLILLTVFSMVLQSLQNAFEQHTISKVAYAIIYMVLIIIALNSFHVAVTYAQDAINTMINFMFALIPLLLALMASMGSVTSVALFHPLIVFLVNTSGLLIQHFVLPLLFLSAVLNIVSTLSSHYKVTKLANFLRNISIGALGVFLTIFLGVISVQGATSAVADGITIRTAKFVAGNFVPVIGRMFTDAADTVMSASLILKNTVGIAGLGILLVLCAFPAIKVLSLALIFNIAAAVLQPLGGGPIIDCLSTIGKSVIFIFAALATVCLMFFLALTIIIASGNISIMMR, encoded by the coding sequence ATGTTGCGCGCGGCTGTCTTTCTACTTTTTTTTATTTGGTTTCTACCGACTGTCACATTAGCGGAAGGTCCTGAACAAGAAATTGATCAAGGGTTTGTTGAAAACCAGCTTGAACAGCTAGGTATTGATGAAATCCGCGATTATTGGGACATGATCGCCAATGAATATGGTGGCTTTCTACCTGAAAGTCAAAAAGGTTCTTTAATGGAATTTGTTCGTGGAGATAAACAATTTTCTATTAAAGAGTGGTTTGGTGGTTTAGTTAAATTTCTTCTTCATGAGCTCCTTGTTAATGGGAAGCTTCTGGGGATGCTCATTTTGCTGACTGTGTTCTCGATGGTATTACAGTCACTACAAAATGCATTTGAACAACATACGATTAGTAAAGTGGCTTATGCAATTATTTATATGGTGTTAATCATTATCGCATTAAATAGTTTTCATGTTGCTGTCACGTATGCGCAAGATGCCATTAATACAATGATAAATTTTATGTTTGCTCTTATCCCTCTTTTACTAGCGTTAATGGCTTCTATGGGTAGTGTAACTTCAGTAGCACTCTTTCACCCATTAATCGTCTTTCTTGTTAATACAAGCGGACTATTAATACAGCATTTTGTACTACCTTTACTTTTTTTATCAGCAGTTTTAAATATTGTTAGCACGTTAAGCTCTCATTACAAAGTGACCAAGCTAGCTAACTTTCTAAGAAATATTAGTATAGGGGCACTTGGTGTCTTTCTAACAATTTTCTTAGGGGTCATTTCTGTACAAGGGGCAACTTCTGCTGTTGCTGATGGAATAACAATTCGAACGGCAAAGTTTGTTGCTGGTAATTTTGTCCCTGTAATCGGAAGGATGTTCACAGATGCAGCTGATACTGTAATGAGTGCTTCTCTTATTTTAAAAAATACAGTAGGGATTGCTGGACTAGGAATTTTACTTGTCTTATGTGCGTTTCCTGCAATTAAGGTTTTATCTTTGGCACTAATATTTAATATTGCAGCAGCTGTTCTTCAACCATTAGGTGGTGGTCCGATTATTGATTGCTTATCTACAATTGGAAAATCAGTTATTTTTATTTTCGCAGCACTTGCGACTGTATGTTTAATGTTCTTTTTAGCTTTAACAATTATCATAGCTTCAGGAAATATATCGATTATGATGAGATAG
- the spoIIIAA gene encoding stage III sporulation protein AA, whose protein sequence is MDEVLAVCPVPIKNLLVGLPASLKKNLEEVRIRIDRPLEVIAAGKPYYPELANRMYIVSNEDASHLLNQLSQYSLYAFEEELKQGYITIRGGHRVGLAGKVVVENGRVKALRDISSYNIRIANQKVGVAEKIIPYIYDQGWLNTIIIGPPQTGKTTLLRDIARLISCGAPSLNIAPSKVGIVDERSEIAASVRGIPQHQLGHRVDVLDGCPKAEGMMMLIRSMSPDVIIVDEIGRKEDGEAINEAINAGVKIITTAHGHNMEEIEQRPTIQPIVASNAFQRSIELTRRETAGKIRRIRNHIQKDVVKSS, encoded by the coding sequence ATGGATGAGGTGTTGGCAGTTTGTCCAGTACCAATAAAAAACCTGTTAGTGGGATTGCCCGCTTCCTTAAAAAAGAATCTAGAGGAGGTTCGAATTCGTATCGACCGCCCTTTAGAAGTGATCGCTGCAGGTAAACCTTATTATCCAGAGCTTGCAAATAGAATGTATATTGTTAGTAATGAAGATGCCTCTCACTTACTAAATCAACTAAGTCAATACTCTTTATATGCTTTTGAAGAAGAGCTTAAACAAGGATATATCACTATTCGTGGAGGTCATCGAGTAGGGCTAGCAGGAAAAGTAGTTGTGGAAAATGGACGAGTTAAAGCATTGAGAGATATTAGTTCCTATAATATTCGGATTGCAAATCAAAAGGTCGGTGTCGCAGAAAAAATTATTCCATATATATATGACCAAGGATGGTTAAATACGATAATTATCGGACCACCTCAAACTGGAAAAACGACATTATTACGAGATATAGCAAGGCTGATAAGTTGCGGAGCACCTTCTCTAAATATAGCACCTAGTAAGGTCGGTATTGTCGATGAACGATCTGAGATTGCAGCGAGTGTCAGAGGAATTCCTCAGCATCAACTTGGACATAGAGTTGATGTCCTAGATGGTTGTCCGAAAGCTGAAGGAATGATGATGCTCATACGCTCAATGAGTCCTGATGTCATTATAGTAGACGAGATTGGAAGAAAAGAAGATGGTGAAGCAATAAATGAAGCAATAAATGCAGGGGTGAAAATTATTACAACTGCTCACGGACACAACATGGAGGAAATTGAACAAAGACCAACGATTCAACCTATTGTTGCATCAAATGCCTTTCAACGTTCGATCGAATTAACAAGAAGAGAAACAGCTGGGAAAATAAGGAGAATACGCAATCATATCCAGAAAGATGTGGTGAAGAGCAGTTGA
- a CDS encoding SpoIIIAH-like family protein, whose translation MVLKKQTIWLLTMLSLIIVLSVYYITAPGQTGDQMAFLEEEEAVNEELNFEEAGQVSVNIEEELDINLEEELDEAGVISSIASDEVFTSIRLDRQESRERMQEEYTNIIASTDAPEEIRTSALESKENLLQLEQKEQMLETLIRSKGYDDVLVITQEEQVKIIVKADELTREQANEILLMAGEQLGHKHVAVQFQAGN comes from the coding sequence ATGGTTTTGAAAAAACAAACAATTTGGTTATTAACGATGTTAAGCTTAATCATTGTACTATCAGTCTATTACATTACAGCTCCAGGGCAAACAGGGGATCAAATGGCGTTTCTTGAGGAAGAGGAAGCAGTGAATGAAGAATTAAATTTTGAAGAAGCTGGTCAAGTTTCGGTAAATATTGAAGAAGAGTTGGACATTAACTTAGAAGAAGAGTTAGATGAAGCTGGAGTTATCTCAAGTATCGCAAGTGATGAAGTATTTACTTCAATTAGACTAGATCGCCAAGAATCACGTGAAAGAATGCAAGAAGAGTACACAAACATTATTGCTTCTACTGATGCACCAGAAGAAATAAGAACATCAGCTCTTGAAAGCAAAGAAAACTTATTACAATTAGAGCAAAAAGAACAAATGCTAGAAACGTTAATCCGTTCAAAGGGATATGATGATGTGCTAGTTATTACACAAGAGGAGCAAGTAAAAATTATCGTAAAAGCTGACGAGCTTACTCGTGAGCAAGCAAATGAAATTCTATTAATGGCTGGGGAGCAACTAGGTCATAAACACGTAGCTGTTCAATTCCAAGCAGGTAACTAA
- the spoIIIAF gene encoding stage III sporulation protein AF — MAFITEWLTNIILFILLATILELLLPNSSMQRYVKMVVGLLLLVMILNPLLSIFSVDVDDIFAEVSKVEQNTNNSLENSIERKKVDIEMGQRAYISEQVAVQLKREVEEELIEQFDVELKEVAISLDEFADPSVEFEVAIKEVRVLITKKDQVPVDYEGIEAVQVVSIDTSKEFERKVESFDDKPLHNHLSERWQIPKDKISLAWEGGEQ, encoded by the coding sequence ATGGCGTTTATAACAGAGTGGTTAACGAATATCATTCTTTTTATATTACTAGCGACGATACTGGAGTTACTCCTACCCAACTCTAGTATGCAGAGGTACGTCAAAATGGTCGTAGGCCTGCTGTTACTAGTCATGATTCTAAATCCTCTACTTTCTATTTTTTCAGTAGATGTGGATGATATCTTTGCAGAAGTTTCAAAGGTGGAACAAAATACAAATAATTCTTTAGAAAATTCAATTGAAAGAAAGAAAGTAGATATAGAAATGGGACAACGTGCATATATTTCAGAACAGGTGGCTGTCCAATTGAAAAGAGAAGTGGAAGAGGAGTTGATTGAACAATTTGATGTAGAGCTGAAGGAAGTTGCCATTTCCCTTGATGAGTTTGCCGACCCATCAGTAGAGTTTGAAGTTGCAATCAAAGAAGTACGGGTACTCATTACAAAGAAAGACCAAGTACCAGTTGATTATGAGGGAATCGAGGCAGTTCAAGTAGTTTCTATTGATACTAGTAAAGAATTTGAAAGAAAAGTAGAAAGCTTCGATGATAAGCCATTACACAACCACTTATCTGAGCGTTGGCAAATTCCTAAAGATAAAATCTCTTTAGCATGGGAAGGAGGGGAGCAGTAG
- a CDS encoding phosphatase PAP2 family protein, translated as MLAFILFSTTSIIDLFIYLSDVFSSSYFYFLAIPFLFWTVDKHAGFRLLYLFMFSVYLNNILKDIFKVDRPDTSIDGYSMPSGHAQATTVFWGFLIPFLSKKFFTFVAISVIALISFSRVYTNAHWTLDIVVGISIGIFLVYASYRALDWIGAMPDIYKLVLAIILPIALWLLSPEDSYYAGLLLGGGVGYFFEILKCRMILPTSYLRRGAAFLIGIIGLVMIERIGTILSGNLFIELLFSTLLGLWITLIAPLLFVKIRLYNSELNNIKN; from the coding sequence TTGTTAGCATTTATACTATTTTCTACAACTTCCATAATTGATTTATTTATCTATTTAAGTGATGTATTTTCATCTTCTTATTTTTATTTTCTAGCCATCCCTTTTTTATTTTGGACAGTTGACAAACATGCTGGATTTCGATTACTTTATTTATTTATGTTTTCTGTTTATCTAAACAATATTTTGAAGGATATTTTTAAAGTAGATAGGCCAGATACATCGATAGACGGTTATTCAATGCCAAGTGGACACGCACAAGCCACTACTGTTTTTTGGGGGTTTTTAATTCCTTTCCTCTCGAAAAAGTTTTTTACATTCGTAGCGATTTCGGTTATTGCACTTATCTCTTTCTCTCGAGTTTATACAAACGCACATTGGACACTTGATATTGTAGTTGGTATTTCAATCGGTATTTTCCTAGTTTATGCCTCTTATAGAGCACTTGATTGGATAGGCGCTATGCCGGATATATATAAACTTGTGTTAGCGATTATATTACCTATTGCATTATGGTTACTCTCACCTGAAGATAGCTATTATGCAGGTTTACTATTAGGTGGAGGAGTAGGATATTTCTTTGAAATACTAAAGTGTCGCATGATCCTTCCAACAAGTTATCTTCGAAGAGGAGCAGCCTTTTTAATAGGGATTATCGGCTTAGTCATGATTGAAAGAATAGGAACTATCTTGTCAGGCAACCTTTTTATTGAATTATTATTCAGCACCTTATTAGGATTATGGATTACACTTATTGCCCCTCTACTATTTGTTAAAATCCGTTTATATAATAGTGAATTGAACAATATCAAAAATTAA
- the aroQ gene encoding type II 3-dehydroquinate dehydratase, with amino-acid sequence MKKILVINGPNLNRLGLREPAVYGYETLADLEKIVIEFGIKNQCELECKQSNHEGQIIDWIHEAGDYATGIIINPGAFTHYSYAIRDAIASIEIPVIEVHISNVHAREEFRHTSVTAPVTAGQIVGMGLKGYKLAVLALLEGENN; translated from the coding sequence ATGAAGAAAATTCTTGTTATTAACGGTCCAAACTTAAACAGATTGGGGTTACGTGAGCCAGCAGTTTACGGATATGAAACATTAGCTGACCTTGAAAAAATAGTGATAGAGTTTGGAATAAAGAATCAATGTGAATTGGAGTGTAAGCAATCAAATCACGAAGGTCAAATAATTGACTGGATTCATGAAGCAGGGGACTATGCTACGGGGATTATTATCAACCCTGGTGCATTCACACATTATAGTTATGCAATACGCGATGCAATAGCAAGTATTGAAATTCCCGTCATTGAAGTACATATTTCAAATGTACATGCAAGAGAAGAGTTCCGACATACATCTGTTACAGCTCCAGTAACTGCGGGGCAAATTGTTGGAATGGGATTGAAGGGATATAAATTAGCTGTTTTAGCTTTATTAGAGGGGGAAAACAATTGA
- the spoIIIAC gene encoding stage III sporulation protein AC, whose translation MVYDVNTIFQIAGIGIVVAMIHTVLKQMGKEDWAHWVTLIGFVVVLYMVASIVDDLFQKIKGVFLIQ comes from the coding sequence ATGGTCTATGATGTAAATACGATTTTCCAAATCGCTGGAATAGGTATTGTTGTTGCGATGATTCATACGGTTTTAAAGCAGATGGGTAAAGAAGATTGGGCTCATTGGGTTACATTAATTGGTTTTGTAGTTGTACTCTACATGGTTGCCTCGATTGTAGATGATTTATTTCAAAAAATTAAAGGGGTTTTCTTGATTCAATAG
- the efp gene encoding elongation factor P yields MISVNDFKTGLTIEVDGGIWQVLDFQHVKPGKGAAFVRSKLRNLRNGNIQEKTFRGGEKVAKAHIENRRMQYLYASGDVHTFMDNETYDQIELPANQIEYELKFLKENMDVHIMTYQTEILGVDVPNTVELEVTETEPGIKGDTASGGTKPATLETGLTVQVPFFINQGDVLIIDTRSSAYVSRA; encoded by the coding sequence ATGATTTCTGTAAATGATTTTAAAACAGGATTAACTATTGAAGTTGATGGAGGAATATGGCAAGTTCTAGATTTCCAACATGTTAAACCAGGTAAAGGTGCAGCATTTGTACGTTCAAAGCTTCGTAACCTTCGTAATGGTAACATACAAGAAAAAACATTCCGCGGTGGAGAAAAAGTAGCAAAAGCTCATATCGAAAACCGTCGTATGCAATATTTATATGCTAGTGGCGATGTTCATACATTTATGGATAACGAAACATATGATCAAATTGAACTTCCAGCAAATCAAATTGAGTATGAATTAAAGTTCTTAAAAGAGAACATGGACGTCCACATCATGACGTATCAAACTGAAATTCTAGGTGTAGATGTTCCTAACACAGTTGAACTTGAAGTTACGGAAACTGAGCCTGGTATTAAAGGTGATACTGCAAGTGGCGGTACGAAGCCAGCTACTTTAGAAACTGGACTAACTGTTCAAGTTCCTTTCTTTATTAACCAAGGCGATGTATTAATTATTGATACAAGAAGCTCAGCTTATGTATCTCGTGCATAA